Proteins found in one Planctomycetes bacterium MalM25 genomic segment:
- the rbsR gene encoding Ribose operon repressor gives MAQPRVPRLKDVAEAANVSVSAASKILRGDRSRFGEETCRRVVEASEKLGWRRNLLVSGIQTGRTNTVGVMIPPYDSFWVNVLSGIHQRLSEADYLPITIWQGDLDHMPHFEADEQEGVRQINRLLDRRVDALIMWPSFGLTYQDHLSGLAEKNVPVVVIDHRSDKPYCDTVATNESQATRAVAKHLLDLGHRRIACISTRESKSQTWALERRQQFEKAVALNPEAEVRSWRLNRTGDNGVEVATKLLTDPSKPTAVFAVTDHEAHCVYEAAITLGLSIPGDVSVVGFADLDFAATMTPPLSTVRQRPKEIGERSASLVLERIDGPLTGAALQQAKIEADFILRESTGPVP, from the coding sequence ATGGCCCAACCTCGTGTACCCCGTTTGAAGGACGTCGCCGAAGCGGCGAACGTCTCCGTGAGCGCCGCCTCGAAGATTCTGCGAGGTGATCGCAGTCGCTTTGGCGAGGAGACCTGCCGCCGCGTCGTCGAGGCGTCGGAGAAGCTCGGCTGGCGGCGCAACCTGCTTGTCAGCGGCATCCAGACGGGCCGGACCAACACGGTTGGTGTTATGATCCCGCCGTACGACTCGTTCTGGGTGAACGTGCTCTCCGGGATCCACCAGCGACTGAGCGAGGCCGATTACCTACCGATCACTATTTGGCAAGGTGATCTCGACCACATGCCGCATTTCGAGGCCGACGAACAAGAGGGTGTGCGGCAGATCAATCGTCTGCTCGACCGCCGCGTCGATGCCTTGATTATGTGGCCTTCGTTTGGCCTTACTTACCAGGACCATTTATCCGGACTAGCGGAGAAGAACGTACCGGTGGTGGTGATCGATCACCGCAGCGATAAGCCGTACTGCGACACGGTCGCCACGAACGAATCGCAGGCCACCCGCGCCGTGGCCAAGCACCTGCTCGACTTGGGGCACCGCCGGATCGCCTGCATCTCGACCCGCGAGAGCAAGTCCCAGACCTGGGCGTTGGAACGCCGCCAGCAATTCGAGAAAGCGGTCGCGCTGAACCCGGAGGCGGAGGTCCGCAGCTGGCGGCTGAACCGAACCGGAGACAACGGGGTCGAAGTCGCCACCAAGCTCCTCACCGACCCGTCTAAACCGACCGCGGTCTTCGCGGTGACCGACCACGAGGCCCACTGCGTCTACGAGGCGGCGATCACACTCGGGCTGTCGATCCCGGGCGATGTCTCGGTCGTTGGCTTTGCGGACCTCGATTTCGCCGCCACGATGACGCCGCCCCTTTCGACGGTGCGGCAGCGACCCAAGGAGATAGGTGAGCGGTCTGCATCCTTGGTTTTGGAGCGTATCGATGGCCCCTTAACAGGGGCGGCGCTCCAGCAGGCGAAGATCGAGGCCGACTTTATCCTCCGAGAGTCAACGGGCCCGGTACCGTGA
- the xcpT_13 gene encoding Type II secretion system protein G precursor produces MSSKKSTRPAFTLVELLVVIAIIGILVALLLPAVQAAREAARRTQCVNNVKNLALAMHNYHDTNGSFPAAAEFPSIEELSGSANMSSLDGRALYHNWVIRVLPFMEEQQLSDLFEIEPLIRVSDDPTGTRNAVARATPVQAMLCPSDGANGTPFIEGSGASEKIWARGNYGLNAVHYWPSIWRDIKRRTVEQNNIADMAFQLGIAGYSDGVVDQSLSISKITDGTSKTLMLMELRAGVDETDRRGVWAMGMCGSSFHCRHIDAPPNGCVPSHDDVRDGPDLVNRLGAEGLNQKCMGVDAGVNNSGQSTVRSMHPGGVVAGLADASVRFIGDFVETGDFVLGGEIGVEQTRQDTFLTWQRLNVSRDSFTVSDY; encoded by the coding sequence ATGAGCTCGAAGAAGTCAACACGCCCGGCGTTCACGCTGGTCGAACTGCTGGTCGTGATCGCCATCATCGGCATCCTTGTCGCGCTGCTGCTGCCAGCGGTGCAGGCCGCCCGCGAAGCGGCCCGTCGCACGCAGTGCGTCAACAACGTGAAGAACCTCGCGTTGGCGATGCACAACTACCACGACACGAACGGCAGTTTTCCTGCGGCCGCGGAGTTTCCCTCAATCGAAGAGCTGTCGGGTTCGGCGAACATGAGTTCGTTGGATGGACGGGCCCTTTATCATAACTGGGTGATTCGGGTCTTGCCTTTCATGGAGGAGCAGCAGCTCTCCGATCTCTTTGAGATCGAGCCGCTGATACGGGTTAGCGATGACCCGACAGGCACAAGGAACGCGGTCGCGAGGGCGACGCCGGTCCAGGCCATGCTCTGCCCGAGCGATGGAGCAAACGGCACGCCCTTCATTGAGGGGTCGGGGGCTTCCGAGAAGATCTGGGCCCGGGGCAATTATGGCCTGAACGCGGTCCATTACTGGCCGAGCATCTGGCGAGATATCAAGCGGCGCACCGTCGAACAGAACAACATCGCCGACATGGCTTTTCAGCTCGGTATCGCCGGCTACAGCGACGGCGTTGTCGATCAGTCGCTCTCGATCAGCAAGATCACGGACGGCACCTCGAAGACCTTGATGCTGATGGAGCTCCGTGCCGGTGTGGATGAGACGGACCGGCGAGGTGTCTGGGCGATGGGGATGTGCGGTTCGAGTTTCCATTGTCGGCACATCGACGCCCCGCCCAACGGTTGCGTGCCCTCGCACGACGATGTCCGAGACGGGCCCGACTTGGTCAATCGACTCGGGGCCGAGGGCCTCAACCAAAAGTGCATGGGGGTCGATGCGGGGGTCAACAACAGCGGGCAATCGACCGTGCGTAGCATGCACCCCGGCGGAGTGGTCGCTGGCCTCGCCGACGCCAGCGTGAGGTTCATCGGCGATTTCGTCGAGACTGGCGACTTCGTCCTCGGCGGTGAGATCGGCGTCGAACAGACGAGACAAGACACCTTCCTCACCTGGCAGCGTCTGAACGTGTCACGCGACTCTTTCACGGTTTCGGATTATTGA
- the recD2 gene encoding ATP-dependent RecD-like DNA helicase, which translates to MPWSTTDAYFDQLEHWLEMEGEAERQRLKDRMQKRRTGNPERSGETLVNLRVAEHKIGLGGRVLIDFTKPAGEPLPMNRLKVGSPVVLSDEGDLNAGGLPGVVSRRTSDSLQIAAERIPDGKRFRVDLSPDERTRLRQLQGMARARMLTGAPARLRDTLIGLQEARFDAAPQVKFATQLNPPQQEAVRFALSARDVAIIHGPPGTGKTTTLAEVIDQAVAAGDKALACAPSNTAVDNLLERLVSRVPSVLRVGHPARVFEALRGHTLDELVEADESQQVIRDMYREAESLMRKASRDARSRDAHQRRRECYSEAKTLRQHARQLERHVVQQVLSSADVVCTTMTVDDDLLGERRFDLVVIDEACQSTEPALWQAMLRADRIVIAGDHCQLPPTVLSGEAAKEGFQVSPMERLIRQTGSECYRRLTVQYRMHESIMRFPSDQFYGGELIADESVKEHRLSDLPEVTPDDQGLPVLEYWDTAGAEWREELEPDGESKRNPQEATWVAGQVKRFFDSGLEPSQIAVIAPYAAQVRLLRNRLRIPGLEIDTVDGFQGREKEAVIITLVRSNTSGEIGFLADTRRTNVALTRARRALRVIGDSSTLGGHPFYSQLMDYFQEQQAYRTVWELDGVDD; encoded by the coding sequence ATGCCTTGGTCCACTACCGACGCCTACTTCGACCAGCTCGAGCACTGGTTGGAGATGGAAGGCGAGGCCGAGCGGCAGCGTCTCAAGGACCGCATGCAGAAGCGGCGGACCGGCAACCCGGAGCGATCGGGGGAGACCCTCGTCAACCTCCGGGTCGCCGAGCACAAGATCGGCCTCGGCGGACGGGTGCTGATCGACTTCACCAAGCCGGCGGGCGAGCCGCTGCCGATGAACCGCCTCAAGGTCGGTTCTCCGGTCGTGCTCTCGGACGAGGGGGACCTCAACGCCGGCGGGCTGCCCGGTGTGGTCAGCCGCCGCACCAGCGACTCGTTGCAGATCGCCGCGGAGAGAATCCCAGACGGAAAGCGTTTCCGGGTTGATCTCTCTCCCGACGAACGGACGCGCCTGCGGCAGCTACAAGGCATGGCGCGCGCCCGGATGCTGACCGGCGCGCCGGCCCGGCTGCGTGACACCTTGATCGGCCTCCAGGAGGCCCGGTTCGACGCCGCCCCGCAGGTGAAGTTCGCGACGCAGCTGAACCCACCGCAACAGGAGGCGGTCCGCTTCGCCCTCTCGGCACGGGACGTTGCGATCATCCACGGCCCGCCCGGCACCGGGAAGACGACTACGCTCGCCGAGGTGATCGACCAGGCGGTCGCCGCCGGCGACAAGGCGCTCGCCTGCGCCCCGAGCAACACGGCGGTCGACAACCTCCTGGAACGCCTTGTCTCGCGGGTCCCTTCGGTACTGCGGGTGGGCCACCCCGCCCGAGTCTTCGAGGCGTTGCGGGGCCACACGCTCGACGAGTTGGTCGAGGCTGATGAGTCGCAGCAGGTGATACGCGACATGTACCGCGAGGCGGAGTCCTTGATGCGCAAGGCGTCACGCGACGCCCGCAGCCGGGACGCCCACCAACGCCGCCGCGAGTGTTACTCCGAAGCGAAGACCCTCCGCCAGCACGCTCGACAGCTGGAGCGGCATGTCGTGCAGCAGGTGCTGAGTTCGGCCGATGTCGTCTGCACGACCATGACGGTTGACGACGACCTGCTCGGAGAGCGGCGGTTTGACCTCGTCGTCATCGACGAGGCGTGCCAATCGACCGAGCCCGCGCTGTGGCAGGCCATGCTGCGCGCCGACCGGATCGTCATCGCGGGCGACCACTGCCAGCTCCCGCCCACCGTCCTGTCGGGCGAGGCGGCCAAGGAGGGGTTTCAGGTGAGCCCCATGGAGCGGCTGATCCGCCAGACGGGCAGCGAATGCTACCGACGTTTAACCGTGCAGTACCGGATGCACGAGTCGATCATGCGGTTTCCAAGCGATCAGTTTTATGGGGGGGAGCTGATCGCCGACGAGTCGGTCAAAGAGCACCGGCTCAGCGACCTGCCAGAGGTTACGCCGGACGACCAGGGCTTACCCGTTCTCGAGTACTGGGACACCGCCGGCGCCGAGTGGCGCGAGGAGCTCGAACCAGACGGCGAGAGCAAGCGGAACCCTCAGGAGGCGACCTGGGTCGCCGGTCAGGTCAAGCGGTTCTTCGACTCCGGACTTGAACCAAGCCAGATCGCGGTCATCGCCCCGTATGCGGCGCAGGTTCGGCTGTTGCGGAACCGCCTGCGGATCCCTGGTCTAGAGATCGACACGGTCGACGGCTTCCAGGGTCGCGAGAAGGAGGCCGTCATCATCACGCTGGTGCGCAGCAACACCTCCGGCGAAATCGGCTTCCTCGCCGACACACGCCGCACGAACGTCGCCCTGACCCGCGCCCGCCGCGCCCTCCGCGTCATCGGTGATAGCTCGACCCTGGGGGGCCATCCCTTTTACTCGCAGTTGATGGACTACTTCCAAGAGCAGCAGGCGTACCGAACCGTGTGGGAACTGGACGGCGTCGATGACTAG
- the gfo_1 gene encoding Glucose--fructose oxidoreductase precursor, whose amino-acid sequence MTPHSVSRRGFLATSGATAALASTSTLQAASAGANSRLRIGFIGVGGRCDTHIKSAIKLQTGPGTVECAAVCDVFNQYRDDKAAWIEKETGKAPTKTGDYRDIVNDPSIDAVVIATPDHWHAVQTIDALKAGKHVYCEKPMTHSVEEALDVYRAWKASGKVMQVGVQSTSLPVWNRINEDIRAGKLGKLMQYQTEFFRNSNVGQWRYYNLTRDMNPSNIDWDTFVGHEQGLAPKQPFDRARFAQWRCYWDFGSGMYTDLFVHRTTSMLKATGLRWPGRVVGGGGIFLEYDGREAPDVATVVTDFHEGVQGLVTATMSSSNVPIQQVIRGHFGSALLGTGEAFTGYDFVAERPQVTLDSSIKDERVEVGEVKDSSFAHFQNFTDAVFADTPESVNCSPELGAAAMTVVKLGAKSYREGKVYHFNPKTLTISDGNDGWAKGWEKMSYTGADTHHVPGWTAGDKGSKLVPPKYQELAGPWSDGVDPAGA is encoded by the coding sequence ATGACCCCTCATAGCGTATCCCGCCGCGGTTTTCTGGCGACTTCCGGCGCCACTGCTGCGCTCGCTTCGACCTCGACCCTCCAGGCCGCCAGCGCCGGGGCGAACTCGCGCTTGCGGATCGGCTTCATTGGCGTGGGCGGTCGCTGCGACACGCACATCAAGTCGGCCATCAAGCTGCAGACCGGGCCGGGCACGGTCGAGTGCGCCGCGGTTTGCGACGTTTTCAACCAGTATCGCGATGACAAAGCCGCCTGGATCGAGAAAGAGACCGGCAAGGCGCCGACCAAGACCGGCGACTACCGCGACATCGTGAACGATCCGTCGATCGACGCGGTCGTCATCGCCACGCCCGACCACTGGCACGCGGTGCAGACGATCGACGCCCTCAAGGCGGGCAAGCACGTCTACTGCGAGAAGCCGATGACGCACAGCGTCGAGGAGGCGCTCGACGTCTACCGGGCTTGGAAGGCGTCCGGCAAGGTGATGCAGGTCGGCGTGCAAAGCACCTCGCTGCCCGTGTGGAACCGGATCAACGAAGACATCCGTGCCGGCAAGCTCGGCAAGCTGATGCAGTACCAGACCGAGTTCTTCCGCAACTCGAACGTGGGGCAGTGGCGTTACTACAACCTCACCCGCGACATGAACCCGTCGAACATCGACTGGGACACCTTCGTCGGCCACGAGCAGGGTCTCGCACCCAAACAGCCGTTCGACCGCGCCCGCTTCGCACAGTGGCGTTGCTACTGGGACTTCGGCTCGGGCATGTACACCGACCTGTTCGTGCACCGCACCACCTCGATGCTCAAGGCGACCGGGCTCCGCTGGCCGGGGCGCGTCGTCGGCGGGGGGGGGATCTTCCTGGAGTACGACGGCCGCGAGGCGCCCGACGTGGCGACTGTGGTCACCGACTTTCACGAGGGCGTGCAAGGCCTCGTCACGGCGACGATGTCCTCCTCGAACGTGCCGATCCAGCAGGTCATCCGCGGCCATTTCGGATCGGCCCTGCTCGGCACGGGCGAGGCCTTCACGGGTTACGACTTCGTCGCCGAACGCCCGCAGGTGACGCTCGATTCCTCGATCAAGGACGAGCGGGTCGAAGTCGGTGAGGTGAAGGACTCCTCCTTCGCCCACTTCCAGAACTTCACGGACGCGGTCTTTGCCGACACCCCGGAGTCGGTGAACTGCTCGCCCGAGCTGGGCGCCGCGGCGATGACGGTCGTCAAGCTGGGCGCCAAGAGTTATCGCGAGGGCAAGGTGTACCACTTCAATCCGAAGACGCTCACCATTTCCGACGGCAACGACGGCTGGGCGAAGGGCTGGGAGAAGATGTCCTACACCGGCGCCGACACGCACCACGTGCCCGGATGGACCGCCGGCGACAAGGGGAGCAAACTCGTTCCCCCCAAGTATCAGGAGCTGGCCGGCCCCTGGAGCGACGGCGTCGACCCGGCGGGCGCCTGA
- a CDS encoding Magnesium chelatase, subunit ChlI: MSFDATPRPKTLAELRNCGWRSKTVKQEVHDNFLRKLSAGEELFPGIVGYDETVIPELNIALLAQHDLLFLGEKGQAKSRLMRRLVDFLDEAIPYLDDRKIPLHDDPYHPITSRGRMLVNGTPADEVPIAWWRREDRYAERLAPGTKFADLIGEIDPAMLAAGVSMGAEEALHFGLIPRMHRGLFAMNELPELDELVQVGLFNILEERDVQIRGYPVKFDIDVMILFSANPATYNRSGKVIPQLKDRIGSLIHTHYPLDRSQGVEILEQEVDPKAEGGEGKAGNSGSDEQPSVVVPYFMKELIEEISRAARESKYVDHDSGVSARLSLANYRTMLASARHRAAVLGEPTAAPRISDLGHLYASSLGKLELDLMGSHQMNERQVLDAVVAQAIATVFDEYVDEHGLAEIAEVFSQGVRIEVGDMLPSSHYAELLQRVPPAWDKAFEVNASENPAVRASCVEFVLAGLYATDRISRSQQHGRIVYET; encoded by the coding sequence ATGTCGTTCGACGCAACTCCCCGCCCCAAGACCCTCGCCGAGCTGCGCAACTGCGGCTGGCGGAGCAAGACGGTCAAGCAAGAGGTCCACGACAACTTCCTCCGCAAGCTCAGCGCGGGCGAGGAGTTGTTCCCGGGCATCGTCGGTTACGACGAGACCGTCATCCCCGAGCTCAACATCGCGCTGCTCGCTCAGCACGACTTGCTGTTCCTCGGGGAGAAGGGGCAGGCAAAGAGCCGGCTTATGCGGCGGCTGGTCGACTTCCTTGACGAAGCGATCCCGTACCTCGACGACCGCAAGATCCCGCTGCACGACGACCCGTACCATCCGATCACCTCGCGCGGCCGGATGCTCGTGAACGGCACGCCCGCCGACGAGGTCCCGATCGCCTGGTGGCGCCGCGAGGACCGCTACGCAGAACGCCTCGCCCCCGGCACGAAGTTCGCCGACCTGATCGGCGAGATCGACCCGGCGATGCTCGCCGCGGGCGTCAGCATGGGCGCCGAGGAGGCGCTCCACTTCGGCCTCATCCCGCGGATGCACCGCGGGCTGTTCGCGATGAATGAACTGCCCGAGCTCGACGAGCTGGTCCAGGTCGGCCTCTTCAACATCCTCGAAGAGCGCGACGTGCAGATCCGCGGCTACCCCGTGAAGTTCGACATCGACGTGATGATCCTCTTCAGCGCCAACCCGGCGACTTACAACCGCTCGGGCAAGGTGATCCCGCAGCTCAAGGACCGCATCGGGTCGCTGATCCACACCCACTACCCGCTCGATCGTAGCCAGGGGGTTGAGATCCTTGAGCAAGAGGTGGATCCCAAGGCGGAAGGGGGCGAGGGGAAGGCGGGTAACTCTGGCTCGGATGAGCAGCCTTCGGTCGTCGTTCCCTACTTCATGAAAGAGCTGATCGAGGAGATCAGCCGCGCGGCGCGCGAATCGAAGTACGTCGATCACGACTCGGGCGTGTCGGCGCGGTTGTCGCTGGCGAACTACCGGACGATGCTCGCTTCGGCGCGGCACCGGGCGGCGGTGCTCGGCGAGCCGACCGCGGCGCCCCGGATCAGCGATCTGGGGCACCTCTACGCCAGCTCGCTGGGCAAGCTCGAGCTCGACCTGATGGGCTCGCACCAGATGAACGAGCGCCAGGTGCTCGACGCCGTCGTCGCCCAGGCGATCGCCACCGTGTTCGACGAGTACGTCGATGAGCACGGCCTCGCCGAGATCGCCGAGGTCTTCTCGCAGGGCGTGCGGATCGAGGTCGGCGACATGCTCCCCTCGTCGCACTACGCCGAACTGCTGCAACGCGTGCCGCCCGCCTGGGACAAGGCGTTCGAGGTGAACGCCTCGGAGAACCCGGCGGTGCGGGCGAGCTGCGTCGAGTTCGTTCTCGCGGGCCTCTACGCGACCGACCGGATCAGCCGCAGTCAGCAGCACGGGCGGATTGTTTACGAAACTTGA
- the mhqN gene encoding Putative NAD(P)H nitroreductase MhqN, whose protein sequence is MDTFTAIQERRAVKHYDPAFEMPEADVERLLDHALLSPTSFNIQNWRFVVVRDAEQKKKLRAAAWDQAQVTDANLAIVICGDSKAWAKEPGRYWRNAPEATQEMLVPMIGQFYTNSGEQVQHDEVMRSAGIAGQTIMLAAKAMGYDSCPMIGFDPQQVGELIGLPEGHAIGFLVVVGKGLKPAHPRGGQLDKSEVIFTDRYPAEAT, encoded by the coding sequence ATGGACACCTTCACTGCGATCCAAGAACGCCGCGCCGTCAAGCATTACGACCCGGCGTTCGAGATGCCCGAGGCGGACGTCGAGCGGCTGCTCGACCACGCTCTCCTCTCGCCGACCTCGTTCAACATCCAGAACTGGCGGTTCGTCGTCGTCCGGGACGCGGAGCAGAAGAAGAAGCTCCGGGCGGCGGCCTGGGACCAGGCGCAGGTGACCGACGCGAACCTCGCCATCGTGATCTGCGGTGACTCCAAAGCGTGGGCGAAGGAGCCGGGGCGGTACTGGCGGAACGCCCCCGAGGCGACGCAAGAGATGCTCGTGCCGATGATCGGCCAGTTCTACACGAACTCGGGCGAGCAGGTGCAGCACGACGAGGTGATGCGCTCAGCGGGCATCGCGGGCCAAACGATCATGCTCGCCGCCAAGGCGATGGGGTACGACTCCTGCCCGATGATCGGCTTCGACCCGCAGCAAGTCGGCGAGTTGATCGGTCTGCCCGAGGGGCACGCGATCGGCTTCCTCGTCGTCGTCGGCAAGGGGTTGAAGCCGGCCCACCCGCGTGGCGGGCAGCTCGATAAATCGGAGGTGATCTTTACCGACCGTTATCCGGCCGAAGCGACATGA
- a CDS encoding PA14 domain protein, whose protein sequence is MPAIQRLLLSLAYPLVCLALGATVALASDALASDGPSGAALYSQHCADCHGAQGQGTDYHRPTLTGDLPVRELTRVITETMPEGEPEACVGAEAEAIARYVHGAFYSPLAQARIRPPRRELSRLTVRQLQQSYADLLSDFSRRYTPGEERGLKSRFQTKVNVGAVGPRQELDLPRIDFLLSEIEDLPDSYRYPKEAEEGRRGNKRLDVYVDVWGGLIAPKTGDYQFSVESDAAVQLTINDTPVIDVKIRSAGDPILRGNLRLIGGRAYSLRLNSSRVRSEDLRLALRWRPPGGIEEVIPNRYLLPEVGPYVHATTVKFPPDDRSVGYMRGANVSADWDEASTAAALEFAEAVLEDLPRLARRPGGEKIESADSITPAQAIDFCERFAAVAFRRPPTPEEKAVLIERCFQQGPDTPTTAESIELALLSILKSPRFLYPEASLALASPDLHDDYAIATRLALGLWDSLPDTRLRKSAERGHLSQENQVRQRAERMLLDQRTRSKLSEFFEHWLRLDHAGKLSRDPARFPDFNDRIAADMRASLEMLLDEVVWRGSGDLRELFLSEELFVNKRLADFLGLEFGGDEPERFVRSRAETRERAGVVSHPFIVTAFSYYRDTSPIHRGVFLARNVLGRSLRPPPEAVAPLAPELAPDMTTRERVAAQTSPGACQACHVLINDLGFTLENFDAVGRYREREIGRPIDATGGYIATDGGTVRLAGSHDLARFLADSEDVHRSFVTQLFEHVTKQPILAYGVETRERLLEGFRESDFNIRELLVEIAVVSARAN, encoded by the coding sequence ATGCCGGCGATTCAACGACTTCTCCTGTCTCTTGCCTACCCGCTTGTGTGCCTCGCACTCGGCGCCACCGTTGCGCTGGCCTCCGATGCGCTGGCCTCCGATGGCCCGAGCGGGGCTGCGCTTTACTCACAGCACTGCGCCGATTGCCATGGCGCTCAGGGGCAGGGGACCGACTACCACCGTCCGACCCTGACCGGCGACCTGCCGGTCCGTGAGCTGACGCGCGTCATCACCGAGACGATGCCCGAGGGCGAGCCCGAGGCGTGTGTCGGCGCCGAGGCGGAGGCGATCGCGCGCTACGTCCACGGCGCGTTCTACTCGCCGCTGGCGCAGGCACGCATCCGGCCGCCACGCCGCGAGCTCTCACGGCTGACCGTGCGTCAGCTCCAGCAGTCTTACGCCGATCTGCTGAGCGATTTCAGCCGGCGGTACACGCCGGGCGAAGAGCGTGGCTTGAAGTCCCGGTTCCAAACCAAGGTGAACGTTGGGGCGGTCGGTCCACGCCAAGAACTCGATTTGCCACGCATCGATTTCTTGTTGTCCGAGATCGAGGATCTGCCCGATAGCTACCGCTATCCCAAAGAGGCAGAGGAAGGGCGGCGTGGCAACAAACGGCTCGATGTTTACGTCGATGTCTGGGGCGGGCTGATCGCCCCCAAGACCGGCGACTATCAGTTCTCGGTCGAGTCGGACGCCGCGGTCCAGCTCACGATCAACGACACGCCGGTCATCGACGTTAAGATCCGCTCCGCCGGCGACCCGATCTTGCGAGGCAACCTGCGACTGATCGGGGGCCGCGCTTACTCGCTCCGGCTCAACTCTTCTCGGGTGCGATCCGAAGATCTCCGCCTTGCGCTGCGTTGGCGTCCGCCGGGCGGCATCGAGGAGGTGATCCCCAACCGGTACTTGTTGCCCGAGGTCGGCCCGTACGTCCACGCGACCACCGTCAAGTTCCCGCCCGATGATCGCAGCGTCGGCTACATGCGGGGCGCGAACGTCTCGGCCGACTGGGACGAGGCCTCAACCGCCGCGGCGCTCGAGTTCGCCGAAGCGGTCCTTGAGGACCTGCCCCGCCTGGCGAGGCGTCCCGGTGGGGAGAAGATCGAGTCGGCCGATTCGATCACTCCCGCGCAGGCGATCGACTTCTGCGAGCGTTTCGCGGCGGTCGCCTTCCGCCGGCCGCCTACGCCCGAGGAGAAAGCCGTTCTGATCGAGCGATGCTTCCAGCAGGGCCCCGACACACCGACCACGGCGGAGTCGATCGAGTTGGCGTTGCTCTCGATCCTGAAGAGCCCCCGCTTCCTGTACCCCGAGGCCTCGCTCGCGCTCGCCTCGCCCGACCTGCACGACGACTACGCGATCGCGACCCGGCTCGCCTTGGGGCTGTGGGATTCGCTGCCGGATACGCGTCTTCGCAAGTCGGCCGAGCGCGGCCATTTGAGCCAGGAGAACCAAGTTCGTCAGCGGGCCGAGCGGATGCTGCTAGACCAGCGGACGCGATCCAAGTTGAGCGAGTTCTTCGAGCACTGGCTGCGGCTCGATCACGCGGGGAAGCTGTCGCGCGACCCGGCCCGCTTCCCCGATTTCAACGACCGCATCGCCGCCGATATGCGGGCTTCGCTCGAGATGCTGCTCGACGAGGTCGTCTGGCGGGGGAGCGGGGATCTTCGCGAGCTCTTCCTGTCCGAGGAGTTGTTCGTCAACAAGCGGCTCGCTGACTTTCTCGGTCTCGAGTTCGGCGGGGACGAACCCGAACGGTTCGTCCGATCTCGGGCCGAGACACGCGAGCGGGCGGGCGTCGTCTCGCACCCGTTCATCGTCACGGCGTTCTCGTACTACCGCGACACCTCGCCGATCCACCGGGGCGTGTTCCTCGCACGCAACGTGCTGGGCCGGTCGCTCCGCCCGCCCCCCGAGGCGGTCGCGCCGCTGGCGCCCGAGCTGGCGCCCGACATGACGACCCGCGAGCGCGTCGCCGCGCAAACAAGCCCCGGCGCGTGCCAGGCGTGCCACGTGCTGATCAACGACCTCGGGTTCACGCTGGAGAACTTCGACGCGGTCGGCCGCTACCGCGAGCGCGAGATCGGACGGCCGATCGACGCCACCGGCGGCTACATCGCCACCGACGGCGGCACGGTCCGGCTTGCCGGCTCGCACGACTTGGCACGGTTCCTCGCCGATTCGGAGGACGTGCACCGGTCTTTCGTGACCCAGCTCTTCGAGCACGTGACCAAGCAGCCGATCCTGGCGTACGGCGTTGAGACCCGCGAGCGCCTGCTTGAGGGGTTCCGCGAGAGCGACTTCAACATCCGCGAACTGCTGGTCGAGATCGCGGTGGTCTCGGCGCGAGCCAACTAG